The following coding sequences lie in one Thalassoglobus polymorphus genomic window:
- a CDS encoding 4a-hydroxytetrahydrobiopterin dehydratase yields the protein MADDVILTENEITETLKELPGWEAKDGWLRRKYKTPGWAHTMMLTNMIGYVAEAANHHPDLEIGYAQVIFKIQTHRVRAITESDAALAKKIHEAVTWLPSEESPLSGFPKKWIE from the coding sequence ATGGCAGACGACGTCATTTTAACTGAAAACGAAATTACAGAAACACTAAAGGAATTGCCCGGCTGGGAGGCCAAAGATGGTTGGCTGAGACGGAAATACAAGACGCCCGGATGGGCACATACGATGATGCTGACCAACATGATTGGTTATGTCGCCGAGGCAGCGAACCACCATCCGGATCTGGAAATTGGCTATGCTCAGGTGATCTTTAAAATCCAGACTCATCGCGTGAGAGCCATCACAGAAAGCGATGCGGCACTGGCAAAAAAAATCCACGAAGCAGTGACATGGTTGCCATCAGAAGAGTCTCCACTCAGTGGTTTTCCGAAAAAGTGGATCGAGTAA
- a CDS encoding DUF485 domain-containing protein has translation MQARNARIGLRLFAVYLLFYSGFVLLNAFSPDTMRATPIEGINLALIYGFGLIVAAFVLAILYGFLCRSEVPNGEEEVQK, from the coding sequence ATGCAGGCTCGGAATGCGCGGATCGGGCTGCGGCTCTTCGCCGTCTATTTACTTTTCTACTCCGGTTTTGTGCTTCTGAATGCATTCAGCCCGGACACCATGCGAGCAACCCCTATTGAAGGGATCAACCTTGCGCTTATTTACGGCTTCGGTCTGATCGTCGCTGCGTTTGTGCTCGCAATTCTTTACGGCTTTCTTTGTCGTTCTGAGGTTCCTAACGGCGAAGAAGAGGTGCAAAAATGA
- a CDS encoding pyridoxal-phosphate-dependent aminotransferase family protein, whose amino-acid sequence MSSSFPHVQPPRRVLMGPGPSDVAPQVLAALAAPTVGHLDPYFLNLMDEVQQMLRTAFQTKNKLTLAVSGTGSAGMEACVVNLVEPGDKVLVCVNGVFGGRMADVAARYGADVKTIERPFGEVFSTEEIQKAVEEFQPKVVGIVHAETSTGALQPIPEISKVVHDAGALLLMDCVTSLGGLPVEIDKWNVDAAYSGTQKCLSCPPGLAPVTFSDRAVAAMEARSTKVASWYLDMTMVRNYWSDQSRAYHHTAPINMNYGLHQALRDLLEEGLENRFARHQRNHQALRSGLEAMGLKYTVAEEYRLPMLNAVTIPDGVDDKAVRGQLLNDFGIEIGRGLGPMAGKTWRIGLMGEACTQRNVLLFLAALESCLQSAGHHLTPGAGVGAANQAYSNLSA is encoded by the coding sequence ATGTCGTCATCATTCCCCCACGTTCAACCACCACGCCGCGTTCTTATGGGGCCAGGGCCAAGTGATGTCGCTCCACAGGTGCTGGCAGCCTTGGCAGCCCCAACGGTCGGGCATCTTGATCCATACTTCCTGAACCTGATGGACGAAGTCCAACAGATGCTGAGGACAGCCTTCCAGACGAAAAACAAGCTGACTCTCGCAGTGAGCGGAACAGGCAGTGCCGGAATGGAAGCCTGTGTCGTGAATCTTGTCGAGCCAGGTGATAAAGTTCTCGTTTGCGTAAACGGAGTCTTTGGAGGACGCATGGCAGACGTGGCTGCACGCTATGGCGCAGACGTCAAAACTATCGAACGTCCTTTCGGCGAGGTCTTTTCAACAGAAGAGATTCAGAAAGCAGTCGAAGAGTTTCAACCAAAGGTTGTCGGAATTGTTCATGCTGAAACATCCACAGGAGCTCTGCAACCGATCCCGGAGATCTCGAAAGTTGTACACGATGCAGGTGCCCTCCTCTTGATGGATTGCGTCACATCTCTTGGTGGTTTGCCCGTTGAAATTGATAAATGGAATGTCGATGCGGCCTACTCTGGAACGCAGAAATGCCTCAGCTGCCCACCAGGACTTGCTCCGGTTACGTTCAGCGACCGAGCCGTTGCAGCGATGGAAGCTCGAAGTACCAAAGTCGCCAGCTGGTATCTCGACATGACCATGGTCCGGAACTATTGGAGTGATCAATCACGCGCATATCACCACACTGCCCCCATTAACATGAACTACGGATTGCATCAGGCATTGCGAGATCTGCTCGAAGAAGGTCTCGAAAACCGATTTGCACGGCATCAACGCAATCATCAGGCATTACGGTCAGGTCTGGAAGCAATGGGATTAAAATATACCGTCGCAGAAGAGTACAGACTCCCGATGCTCAATGCTGTCACGATTCCAGATGGCGTCGACGACAAAGCTGTCCGAGGACAATTGCTGAATGATTTCGGAATTGAAATCGGCAGAGGTCTCGGTCCGATGGCGGGTAAGACTTGGCGAATCGGCTTGATGGGCGAAGCATGCACACAACGAAACGTCCTCCTCTTTCTGGCTGCTTTAGAATCCTGCTTACAATCAGCCGGACATCACCTGACGCCCGGTGCGGGTGTCGGAGCAGCAAATCAAGCGTACTCAAATCTGAGTGCCTGA
- a CDS encoding ubiquinol-cytochrome c reductase iron-sulfur subunit, translated as MTDPSDHGSTAHQDDMRRGFLFKFSAALVGGLSAIIPVAFGGGFFLTPLLKKKKGGEDGDSFLMVGSTDSLTPGGPPRAFRVSGTKTDAWTTYAEAAIGSVYVSMNEAGNLSAFNATCPHLGCTVNYKADANSYICPCHDSAFKPDGERTNDIPPRPMDSLEVEIRNNTEVWVKFQNFRAGTSEKIPV; from the coding sequence ATGACTGACCCTTCTGATCACGGATCAACAGCCCATCAAGACGATATGCGGCGTGGATTTCTGTTTAAATTCTCAGCCGCTCTCGTTGGCGGCCTGAGTGCGATCATCCCTGTCGCCTTCGGCGGAGGTTTCTTCCTCACTCCGCTACTGAAAAAGAAAAAAGGGGGCGAGGATGGCGACAGTTTTCTAATGGTCGGTTCGACTGACTCACTCACTCCGGGTGGTCCGCCACGCGCGTTCAGAGTCTCCGGTACCAAAACAGATGCCTGGACAACCTACGCCGAAGCAGCCATCGGATCGGTCTATGTCAGCATGAACGAAGCGGGCAATCTGTCTGCATTCAATGCCACATGTCCGCATCTCGGATGCACTGTGAATTACAAAGCAGATGCCAACTCCTACATTTGCCCCTGTCACGATAGCGCCTTCAAGCCAGATGGAGAACGGACGAACGACATCCCTCCTCGTCCAATGGATAGCCTCGAAGTTGAAATCCGCAACAACACTGAAGTGTGGGTCAAATTTCAAAACTTCCGTGCTGGGACTTCAGAAAAAATCCCGGTATAA
- a CDS encoding cytochrome b N-terminal domain-containing protein produces MIKRLTDWLDHRTGYRDLMHEALNEPIPGGAKWRYVWGSTLTFTFFVQVITGFCLWMAYSPSATSAWESVYYIQYHMLFGWVVRGIHHFAAQAMMILLMLHLMQVVIDGAYKAPREVNFWLGLVLMQIVMFLGLTGYLLPWDQKGYYATRVATEIMGSAPLVGPYMQQLMQGGTSYGNHTLTRFFALHAGILPAMLVGFLALHIYVFRRHAIHTHSEVSVTSSKVFSIACVVIAAGIAIAKYFKLVSFPPAYAIAIIFVVLGFFAFLFGRKGKPEPESRFWPDQVLKDGVACLAVMAAILGATMYWHGAELTAPANPSEAYSAARPEWYYLFLFKFLQFEFVSQWGEMTHLGEALGAIVIPGILFGILALMPIIAYFRLGHKFNVAYLWTMIGIAGALTGIAYYEDWYGDTEEGRDFRASVAEAHRDGHRTVELAMSETGIPPEGAATLLANDPLTQGPKIFEQYCLSCHQTESRFDEFEEKPQAPGLADPANREEIFFGSRAWTQAVLTDFGGHFSSLANITGERAEAAQAILEGSMKDWSDSNAEVLTDPENKDDYKALVEFLYTQSQRPDALAPDDAVVQRGQEIFVSGEMTKGSIDACVDCHSMHALTTQGEGNLLKFVLQEEPLSEDLQPVLTGYAGTEWLKNFIANPQAHYAGEYGNNAMPAFESQLSEHDLEMVSRWLAKDYYIAPATASHDAKPADDAPPAEDEAKEAANAE; encoded by the coding sequence ATGATCAAACGACTCACAGATTGGCTGGATCATCGAACTGGATACCGGGACTTAATGCACGAGGCTCTTAACGAGCCAATCCCCGGAGGAGCCAAGTGGCGATATGTCTGGGGAAGTACACTCACGTTTACGTTCTTCGTGCAGGTGATCACCGGGTTCTGCTTGTGGATGGCTTATAGTCCGAGTGCCACGAGCGCCTGGGAAAGTGTGTACTACATTCAGTATCACATGCTCTTCGGCTGGGTTGTACGCGGAATTCATCACTTTGCAGCTCAGGCAATGATGATCCTGTTGATGCTCCATCTGATGCAGGTCGTCATTGATGGAGCCTACAAAGCTCCGCGGGAGGTGAACTTCTGGCTCGGGCTGGTCTTAATGCAAATCGTCATGTTCCTCGGACTCACGGGGTATCTGCTCCCTTGGGATCAGAAAGGCTATTACGCAACGCGGGTGGCGACAGAGATTATGGGCTCGGCACCCTTAGTTGGTCCCTATATGCAGCAATTAATGCAAGGGGGAACATCTTATGGGAACCACACTTTGACGCGATTCTTTGCCTTACACGCAGGGATTTTGCCTGCAATGCTTGTTGGGTTTCTGGCCCTTCATATCTACGTTTTCCGGCGTCATGCAATTCACACTCATAGCGAAGTTTCAGTCACTTCCAGCAAAGTGTTCTCGATAGCCTGTGTCGTCATTGCAGCAGGGATCGCCATCGCTAAATATTTTAAACTCGTTAGTTTCCCCCCCGCATATGCAATAGCGATTATCTTTGTGGTTCTCGGATTTTTCGCATTCCTGTTTGGTCGGAAAGGGAAACCAGAGCCCGAATCACGTTTCTGGCCCGATCAAGTTTTGAAAGATGGAGTCGCCTGCCTTGCGGTGATGGCTGCCATTCTTGGTGCCACGATGTACTGGCATGGTGCTGAGTTAACAGCTCCTGCGAATCCATCTGAGGCGTATTCTGCAGCGAGACCGGAATGGTACTACTTGTTCCTGTTCAAGTTTTTGCAATTCGAATTCGTCAGCCAATGGGGTGAAATGACTCACCTTGGCGAAGCACTCGGCGCAATCGTGATCCCCGGAATCCTCTTTGGAATTCTAGCATTGATGCCAATCATTGCTTACTTCCGGCTGGGGCACAAATTCAACGTCGCTTACTTATGGACGATGATCGGGATCGCCGGAGCCTTGACCGGAATCGCCTATTACGAAGACTGGTACGGCGACACTGAAGAAGGGAGAGACTTTCGGGCGTCCGTGGCAGAAGCACATCGCGACGGCCACCGTACAGTCGAACTTGCCATGTCCGAAACGGGTATCCCTCCAGAAGGGGCGGCGACTCTCCTGGCCAATGATCCACTGACTCAAGGTCCAAAAATCTTTGAACAATACTGTTTGAGTTGCCACCAGACAGAATCGCGATTTGATGAGTTCGAAGAGAAGCCGCAAGCGCCCGGACTTGCCGATCCCGCAAACCGCGAAGAAATTTTCTTCGGTTCGCGGGCATGGACTCAAGCCGTGCTGACAGACTTCGGAGGTCACTTCAGTTCGTTGGCAAATATCACTGGAGAACGTGCCGAAGCAGCTCAAGCGATTCTCGAAGGCTCAATGAAAGACTGGTCAGACAGTAACGCTGAAGTTCTCACTGATCCAGAGAACAAAGATGATTACAAAGCCCTTGTCGAATTTCTTTACACACAAAGCCAACGGCCAGACGCATTGGCTCCCGATGACGCAGTCGTTCAACGTGGTCAGGAAATCTTCGTCAGCGGAGAAATGACTAAAGGTTCCATCGACGCCTGTGTCGACTGCCACAGCATGCACGCACTGACGACTCAGGGAGAAGGCAATCTACTCAAATTCGTTCTTCAGGAAGAACCACTTTCCGAAGACTTGCAGCCAGTCCTCACCGGGTACGCCGGGACAGAGTGGCTCAAGAATTTTATCGCCAATCCACAAGCTCATTACGCAGGGGAATACGGTAACAATGCCATGCCTGCGTTCGAGTCTCAACTTTCAGAACACGATCTGGAAATGGTCTCTCGCTGGTTGGCGAAGGACTACTACATCGCACCTGCGACTGCATCCCACGATGCGAAGCCTGCTGATGACGCCCCTCCTGCTGAGGATGAAGCGAAAGAAGCAGCGAACGCGGAGTAA
- a CDS encoding DHH family phosphoesterase has product MHIDWQPLQEIISAHQRFVITSHVRPDADAIGSEIGLASLLEALGKEVRIINPSATPDHLRFLDPDSKVAKFGPGVSLESACDTDVHIVVDTSAWIQVGDVRKVLEKTSAKKVIIDHHLASDDLGAIEFKDTTAAAAGVLVTEFAEFLDHPPSGHQADALFAAIATDTGWYRFPNADARTYRTAARLIDYGVQPTGLFRELYERSSLARLKLHSIILDRVQVEFDGRLAFTFAMRKDFSDTGSKPADTEDIVNTCLTIEGVEAAFILVQQLDGRIKGSLRSRSEEISVAAIAENFGGGGHKLAAGALLPGPMEEAKASLLSQFQKIFPPQESPSESPTTS; this is encoded by the coding sequence ATGCATATTGACTGGCAACCGCTTCAGGAAATCATCTCGGCTCATCAGCGGTTTGTCATTACCAGTCATGTTCGACCGGATGCAGATGCGATCGGATCAGAGATAGGACTGGCCAGTCTGCTCGAAGCACTCGGCAAAGAAGTCCGCATCATCAATCCTTCAGCGACCCCGGACCATCTTCGTTTTCTTGACCCAGATTCGAAGGTTGCAAAATTCGGTCCGGGTGTTTCCTTGGAATCAGCATGTGATACCGATGTCCATATCGTCGTTGATACCTCAGCCTGGATTCAGGTGGGAGATGTTCGAAAGGTTCTTGAGAAAACGTCAGCAAAAAAAGTGATCATCGATCACCACTTGGCTTCGGACGATCTAGGGGCAATCGAATTCAAAGACACGACGGCCGCTGCGGCTGGAGTGTTAGTGACAGAGTTTGCTGAGTTCCTCGACCACCCTCCATCTGGCCATCAGGCCGATGCACTCTTTGCAGCCATTGCGACCGACACCGGCTGGTATCGTTTCCCAAATGCCGATGCTCGTACCTATCGAACGGCAGCGAGACTGATCGACTACGGTGTTCAACCAACAGGTTTATTTCGAGAGCTCTATGAGCGGTCGTCTCTAGCTCGGCTGAAACTTCATTCGATCATTTTGGATCGTGTGCAGGTCGAATTTGATGGTCGATTGGCTTTCACGTTTGCTATGCGGAAAGATTTTTCCGATACTGGCTCGAAGCCAGCGGATACTGAAGACATCGTGAATACTTGCCTCACCATTGAGGGAGTCGAAGCCGCTTTTATTCTCGTCCAGCAACTTGATGGTCGAATTAAAGGGAGTCTCAGAAGTCGCTCAGAAGAAATCAGCGTGGCTGCCATTGCCGAAAACTTCGGAGGTGGTGGTCACAAACTGGCTGCGGGAGCACTCCTTCCGGGGCCAATGGAAGAAGCGAAAGCGTCGTTGCTCAGCCAATTCCAAAAGATATTCCCACCCCAAGAAAGTCCTTCAGAGTCACCCACCACCAGTTAA
- a CDS encoding sodium/solute symporter, with the protein MIYEPSVIAVIAFLAFVGGTMGLSFYLAGKAKSSAGYFAAHGEIPWFINGIAFAGDYLSAASFLGICGMIAFYGYDGFLYSIGFLAGWIVALFVVAEPLKRLGKFTFADALDAKFDSRGIKLVVGISTLAVSIFYLIPQMVGAGVLIQPLLGFPHWVGVLLVGAAVVIIVVSAGMVSTTYVQFLKGSLLVIFSFILTLMILAKGFSTESGGMDKYEFTKAGPFPMSDLDWTGDTPPKLDGVKGELLPREERLKELNFIQSKEADHDRIYTYHIEPIAKSNEVMLVEGQMFTHAADGKIIVNGEEKGTEKGEPELHPVGYISKLPGDVEETGPLGPVEFFQKFHGSEVILWGSDIFKNEDGSTTTLYYQKPTMGSEVLMPGNNKKFSGIRGDKLIPKLNFLSLMLALFCGTASLPHILIRYYTVKDEACARKSTIVGIGAIGFFYVLTLYLGLGAMVSGAMDVTDTNMAAPLLAKSMNIWLFAIISAIAFTTVLGTVSGLILASAGAVTRDLLMNVGGVELSDHQQVKVAKITSVVVGAIAIILGILFEGMNVGYLVGWAFSVAASANLPALVMLLFWKGTTKQGIIAAVWVGMISSLGWILLSADTFSSVYGYAGHPGYVPFSQPGIVTIPLGFITLILFSMLTKSKSETAVAS; encoded by the coding sequence ATGATTTACGAACCTTCTGTCATTGCAGTGATTGCGTTTCTGGCTTTTGTCGGCGGGACGATGGGGCTCAGCTTCTATCTTGCTGGCAAGGCAAAGTCTTCCGCCGGGTACTTCGCAGCCCATGGTGAAATCCCCTGGTTCATCAACGGAATTGCCTTTGCTGGAGATTACCTTTCGGCGGCATCATTCCTTGGAATTTGTGGGATGATTGCCTTTTACGGGTACGATGGTTTTTTGTACTCGATCGGCTTTCTGGCTGGGTGGATTGTCGCACTGTTTGTGGTCGCAGAACCACTCAAGCGACTAGGGAAATTCACTTTTGCCGATGCTCTCGATGCCAAGTTTGATTCGCGCGGAATTAAGCTCGTTGTTGGAATTAGTACGTTAGCTGTCTCAATTTTCTATCTGATCCCACAAATGGTGGGAGCCGGCGTGCTGATTCAACCACTTCTCGGATTCCCCCACTGGGTCGGCGTACTTCTGGTAGGCGCTGCTGTAGTGATTATCGTTGTCTCCGCAGGAATGGTCTCGACAACATACGTCCAGTTCCTGAAAGGGTCCTTGCTGGTGATCTTCAGCTTCATCCTGACGCTGATGATTCTTGCGAAAGGCTTCTCAACAGAATCAGGTGGCATGGATAAATATGAGTTCACCAAGGCTGGTCCATTTCCAATGAGTGATCTGGACTGGACTGGCGATACTCCTCCGAAACTTGATGGAGTCAAAGGAGAACTTCTCCCTAGAGAGGAACGCCTTAAAGAACTCAACTTCATTCAATCCAAGGAAGCTGATCACGACAGAATTTACACCTACCACATTGAGCCGATTGCCAAGAGCAATGAAGTCATGCTTGTTGAAGGGCAAATGTTCACGCATGCAGCTGATGGAAAAATTATCGTCAACGGCGAAGAAAAAGGGACTGAAAAAGGTGAACCGGAACTTCATCCCGTGGGATACATCAGCAAGCTTCCTGGCGATGTAGAAGAAACTGGCCCTTTGGGACCAGTCGAGTTCTTTCAGAAATTTCATGGCAGCGAAGTGATCTTGTGGGGGAGTGATATCTTCAAAAATGAAGATGGTTCCACAACGACTCTCTACTACCAAAAACCGACAATGGGAAGCGAAGTCCTCATGCCGGGGAACAACAAAAAGTTTTCCGGAATCCGTGGAGACAAACTGATTCCCAAGCTGAACTTTCTGTCTCTCATGCTGGCTTTGTTTTGCGGAACAGCCTCTTTGCCACATATCCTGATTCGATATTACACCGTCAAAGATGAGGCGTGTGCCCGCAAAAGTACCATTGTCGGCATCGGAGCGATCGGCTTCTTTTATGTACTGACATTGTACCTGGGACTTGGTGCAATGGTCTCAGGCGCGATGGATGTGACCGACACAAACATGGCCGCTCCACTGCTTGCAAAAAGCATGAACATCTGGCTGTTCGCAATCATCTCCGCGATCGCATTTACAACAGTCCTTGGAACTGTTTCCGGTTTGATTCTCGCATCAGCTGGTGCGGTGACGCGCGACTTGTTGATGAATGTCGGAGGAGTTGAGCTGAGTGATCATCAACAAGTGAAAGTTGCGAAAATCACTTCAGTTGTTGTGGGTGCAATTGCGATTATCCTTGGAATTCTGTTCGAAGGAATGAACGTCGGCTATCTGGTTGGCTGGGCGTTTAGTGTTGCGGCATCTGCAAATCTTCCCGCTCTTGTGATGCTTCTCTTCTGGAAAGGGACGACAAAACAGGGAATTATCGCTGCCGTGTGGGTCGGAATGATTTCATCACTCGGGTGGATCCTGCTGAGTGCCGACACATTCAGTTCGGTTTACGGCTACGCTGGTCATCCGGGATATGTCCCGTTCAGCCAACCCGGAATTGTCACCATTCCACTTGGC
- a CDS encoding pyridoxine 5'-phosphate synthase — protein sequence MPKLGVNIDHVATIRQARQTIEPDPVWAAALCELAGADGITLHLREDRRHIQDRDLRVMKETVQVKLNLEMGAEPEMTQIALDVLPDQCTLVPEKRDELTTEGGLDVVTHYDRVKTCVDQLLGAGIEVSLFIDPDVEQIRASRKLGVQGVEIHTGQYAEATSEKAQAAELSTLIDASEVALNEDLLLHMGHGLTYRNVIPIAQIQGVSELNIGHSIVARAVMVGFEKAVREMKDLIS from the coding sequence ATGCCGAAGTTGGGTGTGAATATCGATCATGTCGCCACCATTCGTCAGGCTCGGCAAACGATTGAACCTGACCCTGTTTGGGCAGCTGCATTATGTGAACTGGCTGGAGCAGATGGCATTACGCTGCATCTTCGGGAAGATCGTCGACACATTCAGGACCGCGACTTACGGGTCATGAAAGAAACCGTACAAGTAAAACTGAATCTGGAAATGGGGGCTGAGCCAGAGATGACTCAGATCGCCTTAGACGTTCTTCCTGATCAGTGCACTTTGGTTCCTGAAAAACGAGATGAACTGACAACAGAAGGTGGGCTCGATGTCGTCACCCATTACGATCGCGTTAAAACCTGCGTTGATCAACTGCTGGGTGCAGGAATTGAAGTCAGCCTATTCATTGATCCTGATGTCGAACAGATTCGAGCCTCCAGAAAGCTCGGGGTCCAAGGGGTTGAGATCCATACCGGTCAATATGCCGAAGCGACCAGCGAGAAGGCTCAAGCTGCCGAGTTAAGCACGCTGATCGACGCGAGTGAAGTGGCCTTGAATGAAGATTTGCTGCTTCACATGGGACACGGATTGACCTACAGAAATGTGATTCCGATCGCACAGATCCAAGGTGTCAGCGAACTGAACATTGGGCACAGCATCGTTGCCCGTGCCGTAATGGTAGGCTTCGAAAAGGCCGTCCGCGAGATGAAAGATTTAATTTCGTAA